In Anopheles gambiae chromosome 2, idAnoGambNW_F1_1, whole genome shotgun sequence, a single window of DNA contains:
- the LOC1276225 gene encoding queuine tRNA-ribosyltransferase accessory subunit 2 has protein sequence MHNQSREENKARTHVVYVYRMKFTLSTVTKCSGRLGVLGGLDRLPNLSLQTPAFIFHTKGGSIPHLSKEAMQHVSGDPSCFLHLSISNTLHMQEAIKASRITIAEFIAQSNCATLLFVRDPSEPPIPGLPEKDSLPIYTRNGRRNITLEQYMTLVETFRPDAYVPLYDGDTDASSSKKRDQKSLDRTEKFVEQCLEWHRKSDALQSSCLIGPVVGGYNEKLREQSVAFLRQSDDAFAGYLIEGLHMHGPSVARMDGSAALGIVANVCKQLPEAKVRLCFGSYDPALVLEMVAAGVDVFDTSYVYLKAAQEHRALVFSFDVTSTEQEHVTELDTTDARWAEDFGPLLPGCKCYTCQKHSRAYVHHLHNTREMLGPILLMMHNLHHYVEFFKAIRHHVANDSLPELRNHLAGQKSLPPYEPPKEEKLPMPAAQKAELMEPMEDLGEKQNKKQRA, from the exons ATGCACAACCAAAGCCGGGAGGAAAACAAAGCTCGCACGCACGTTGTTTACGTTTACAGGATGAAATTTACGCTAAGCACCGTTACCAAATGTTCCGGACGGTTGGGTGTCCTTGGGGGCCTGGACCGCCTGCCCAATCTGTCCCTGCAAACGCCGGCCTTTATTTTCCACACCAAG GGTGGCAGCATTCCTCACCTAAGCAAGGAGGCCATGCAGCACGTTTCCGGTGACCCGTCCTGCTTTCTGCATCTGAGCATCTCCAACACGCTGCACATGCAGGAAGCGATCAAAGCAAGCCGCATAACGATCGCCGAATTTATCGCGCAAAGCAACTGTGCCACGCTGCTGTTTGTGCGCGATCCAAGCGAACCGCCCATACCGGGACTGCCAGAGAAGGACTCGTTGCCTATCTACACGCGCAACGGTAGGAGAAACATTACCCTAGAGCAGTACATGACGCTGGTGGAAACGTTCCGGCCCGACGCGTACGTCCCGCTGTACGATGGCGATACAGACGCGAGCAGTTCGAAAAAGCGCGACCAAAAGTCACTCGACCGAACGGAAAAGTTTGTCGAGCAGTGCTTGGAATGGCACAGGAAGTCGGACGCACTGCAATCATCCTGCCTGATCGGTCCCGTCGTCGGTGGCTACAACGAGAAGCTGCGCGAACAGTCGGTTGCATTTCTGCGCCAATCCGATGACGCGTTTGCAGGATACTTAATCGAGGGATTGCACATGCACGGCCCGTCGGTGGCACGGATGGATGGGTCAGCGGCGCTGGGCATCGTAGCCAACGTTTGCAAGCAGCTGCCGGAGGCGAAGGTCCGCCTCTGCTTCGGTTCGTACGATCCAGCCCTGGTGCTGGAGATGGTTGCCGCCGGTGTGGACGTGTTTGACACGAGCTACGTTTACCTGAAAGCTGCCCAGGAGCATCGTGCGTTGGTGTTTTCGTTCGACGTTACCTCGACGGAGCAGGAGCACGTGACCGAGCTGGATACGACCGATGCGCGATGGGCGGAAGATTTTGGACCGCTACTGCCCGGCTGCAAGTGCTACACGTGTCAGAAACATTCCCGCGCCTACGTGCACCATCTGCACAATACGCGCGAAATGCTGGGCCCGATTCTGCTAATGAT GCACAATCTACATCACTACGTGGAGTTTTTCAAAGCGATACGGCACCACGTTGCCAACGACAGCTTACCTGAGTTGAGGAACCATCTCGCCGGCCAGAAGTCGCTGCCACCGTACGAACCGCCGAAGGAAGAAAAACTGCCAATGCCGGCAGCGCAAAAGGCAGAACTGATGGAACCGATGGAGGATTTgggagaaaaacagaacaagaaACAGCGTGCTTAG
- the LOC1276226 gene encoding syntaxin-7 isoform X1, translated as MSYASFDNNATGNSNITNEADFQKTAQIVVASIQKILQNVSSMQRMVNQFGTAQDSPELKQQLHQIRSYTQQLINDTTNQLNDLVNCKERHLKIQRDRLVDEFSTALNAFQAVQRKTVDLEKNAVRQARQASGAAMAINKPPGSHHSSMGSNYNNTSNSGGGSSMFEDNFITGSRGQTQEQMQEEIDLQALEDQERTIRELEENIVSVNEIYKKLGALVYEQSHQVDSIEASVEQTSVFVSEGVQQLKQASHYQASSFVVKDTQKGLTSLSCFLSLSLSLSLSLSLSLSLSLSLSLFHHLQNKARKKKLILALIAAAILAFIILIIVLKH; from the exons ATGAGTTACGCTTCATTCGACAATAATGCCACGGGCAATTCGAACATCACCAACGAGGCGGACTTTCAGAAAACGGCCCAAATCGTGGTGGCCAGCATCCAGAAGATCCTGCAAAATG TGTCGTCTATGCAGCGAATGGTCAACCAGTTCGGCACGGCACAGGATTCGCCCGAGCTTAAACAACAGCT CCATCAGATACGATCCTACACACAGCAGCTGATAAACGACACGACCAACCAGCTGAACGATCTGGTAAACTGCAAGGAGCGTCACCTAAAGATCCAGCGGGACCGGCTGGTGGACGAGTTTTCCACCGCCCTGAACGCGTTCCAAGCGGTCCAGCGGAAAACGGTCGATCTGGAGAAGAATGCCGTCCGGCAGGCGCGGCAGGCGAGCGGGGCCGCGATGGCGATCAACAAACCGCCCGGCTCGCACCACTCGAGCATGGGCTCGAACTACAACAACACCTCGAACAGTGGCGGCGGTTCGTCGATGTTTGAGGATAACTTCATTACCGGGTCCCGGGGACAGACGCAGGAGCAGATGCAGGAAGAAATCGATCTGCAAGCGCTGGAAGACCAGGAACGGACCATCCGCGAGCTGGAG GAGAATATTGTTAGTGTTAATGAAATTTACAAGAAGCTCGGTGCACTCGTGTACGAACAGAGCCACCAGGTGGACTCGATCGAAGCGTCCGTCGAGCAGACGAGCGTGTTCGTATCGGAAGGTGTACAGCAGCTTAAACAGGCCAGCCATTATCAGGCAAGTAGCTTTGTCGTGAAAGATACACAAAAAGGTCTAACATCACTTtcttgctttctctctctctctctctctctctctctctctctctctctctctctctctctctctctctctctctctctcttccatcATTTACAGAACAAAGCTCGCAAGAAGAAGCTGATTCTTGCGCTGATAGCAGCCGCAATATTAGCATTCATCATTCTCATCATCGTTCTGAAGCACTAA
- the LOC1276226 gene encoding syntaxin-7 isoform X2 produces MSYASFDNNATGNSNITNEADFQKTAQIVVASIQKILQNVSSMQRMVNQFGTAQDSPELKQQLHQIRSYTQQLINDTTNQLNDLVNCKERHLKIQRDRLVDEFSTALNAFQAVQRKTVDLEKNAVRQARQASGAAMAINKPPGSHHSSMGSNYNNTSNSGGGSSMFEDNFITGSRGQTQEQMQEEIDLQALEDQERTIRELEENIVSVNEIYKKLGALVYEQSHQVDSIEASVEQTSVFVSEGVQQLKQASHYQNKARKKKLILALIAAAILAFIILIIVLKH; encoded by the exons ATGAGTTACGCTTCATTCGACAATAATGCCACGGGCAATTCGAACATCACCAACGAGGCGGACTTTCAGAAAACGGCCCAAATCGTGGTGGCCAGCATCCAGAAGATCCTGCAAAATG TGTCGTCTATGCAGCGAATGGTCAACCAGTTCGGCACGGCACAGGATTCGCCCGAGCTTAAACAACAGCT CCATCAGATACGATCCTACACACAGCAGCTGATAAACGACACGACCAACCAGCTGAACGATCTGGTAAACTGCAAGGAGCGTCACCTAAAGATCCAGCGGGACCGGCTGGTGGACGAGTTTTCCACCGCCCTGAACGCGTTCCAAGCGGTCCAGCGGAAAACGGTCGATCTGGAGAAGAATGCCGTCCGGCAGGCGCGGCAGGCGAGCGGGGCCGCGATGGCGATCAACAAACCGCCCGGCTCGCACCACTCGAGCATGGGCTCGAACTACAACAACACCTCGAACAGTGGCGGCGGTTCGTCGATGTTTGAGGATAACTTCATTACCGGGTCCCGGGGACAGACGCAGGAGCAGATGCAGGAAGAAATCGATCTGCAAGCGCTGGAAGACCAGGAACGGACCATCCGCGAGCTGGAG GAGAATATTGTTAGTGTTAATGAAATTTACAAGAAGCTCGGTGCACTCGTGTACGAACAGAGCCACCAGGTGGACTCGATCGAAGCGTCCGTCGAGCAGACGAGCGTGTTCGTATCGGAAGGTGTACAGCAGCTTAAACAGGCCAGCCATTATCAG AACAAAGCTCGCAAGAAGAAGCTGATTCTTGCGCTGATAGCAGCCGCAATATTAGCATTCATCATTCTCATCATCGTTCTGAAGCACTAA
- the LOC1276227 gene encoding nedd8-activating enzyme E1 regulatory subunit, which translates to MSSPAPKSPELSDKSRKYDRQIRLWGEHGQTVLENAQICLINATALGTEILKGIVLPGIGGFTIVDHRPVTEEDVGCNFFLDLDSVGQPRAKRCMQLLQELNPDVNGDYVDEHVEQLIDGQPDFFRSFDVVVATSISERTIMRLSNVLWDQNIPLIVARSVGFYGVARLQLREHCIVETHPDNKQTDLRLEHPFEELKKHMAEAQITNKVPWLVVLYKVLQEWVDAHDGQYPASYREKTELRELIRSKMDGEQENFEEAIKAVNSSFGGGKPSAAVREILQDDRCVNVNTESNAFWIMARALKDFVDNEGNGLLPVPGVLPDMTADTNSYISLQTVYRNQAAHDAEIVFRRARQLLKELNKPNDLITDKDVRLFCREAANIAVVRGTKITDEFDKGYHRSSHIASVLEQPNSLMGHYIVLRALDRFQADYGCLPGESDPESDTTGMKSIAAKMLSDWGIGTPLSDDLAYEICRYGGAEIHSISAYLGGCIAHELIKLVTRQYRPFDNTFIYDGSTSQTETYKL; encoded by the exons ATGTCTTCGCCGGCACCGAAATCTCCCGAACTGTCGGACAAAAGCCGCAAATATGATCGGCAAATCAG GCTTTGGGGCGAGCATGGTCAAACGGTGCTGGAAAATGCGCAGATCTGCCTGATCAACGCTACAGCGCTCGGCACCGAGATACTGAAGGGCATCGTGCTGCCCGGCATCGGCGGCTTTACCATTGTGGACCATCGGCCCGTCACGGAGGAAGACGTTGGGTGTAACTTTTTCCTTGATCTCGACTCGGTCGGCCAGCCGAGGGCCAAACGGTgcatgcagctgctgcaggagcTGAACCCGGACGTGAACGGCGACTACGTGGACGAGCACGTGGAACAGCTGATCGACGGGCAGCCGGATTTCTTCCGCAGCTTCGACGTGGTGGTCGCGACCTCGATCAGCGAGCGTACGATCATGCGCCTGTCCAACGTGCTGTGGGACCAAAACATACCGCTGATCGTGGCCCGATCCGTAGGGTTCTATGGCGTTGCTAGGCTGCAGCTGCGCGAACATTGCATCGTCGAAACGCACCCGGACAACAAGCAGACGGATCTGCGGCTGGAGCACCCGTTCGAGGAGCTGAAGAAGCACATGGCGGAGGCGCAGATCACGAACAAGGTGCCGTGGCTGGTGGTGCTATACAAGGTGCTGCAGGAGTGGGTCGACGCGCACGACGGCCAGTACCCGGCCAGCTATCGCGAAAAGACGGAGTTGCGGGAGCTGATCCGCTCGAAGATGGACGGTGAGCAGGAGAACTTTGAGGAGGCGATAAAAGCGGTCAACTCCAGCTTTGGCGGTGGCAAACCGTCGGCCGCCGTGCGGGAGATACTGCAAGACGATCGTTGCGTCAACGTCAATACCGAG AGCAATGCATTTTGGATCATGGCACGTGCGCTGAAAGACTTTGTGGATAACGAAGGGAACGGgctgctgccggtgccggGCGTGCTGCCCGATATGACGGCCGACACGAACTCGTACATCAGCCTGCAAACGGTGTACCGCAATCAGGCGGCGCACGATGCCGAGATTGTGTTCCGGCGTGCCCGCCAGCTTCTGAAAGAGCTGAACAAACCGAACGATCTCATCACCGACAAGGATGTGCGGCTGTTCTGTCGCGAGGCGGCCAACATTGCCGTCGTGCGCGGGACGAAGATAACGGACGAGTTCGACAAGGGCTACCATCGGAGCTCGCACATTGCGAGCGTGCTGGAGCAGCCCAACTCGCTGATGGGCCACTACATCGTGCTGCGCGCGCTGGACCGGTTTCAGGCGGACTATGGCTGTCTGCCGGGCGAGAGCGACCCCGAGTCGGACACGACCGGCATGAAAAGCATCGCGGCGAAGATGCTCAGCGATTGGGGCATCGGTACACCGCTGAGCGATGATCTGGCGTACGAGATCTGCCGGTACGGTGGGGCGGAAATACACAGCATTTCGGCGTACCTGGGCGGCTGCATTGCGCACGAGCTGATCAAGCTCGTCACCAGACAGTACCGACCGTTCGACAATACGTTCATCTACGACGGCTCGACGTCGCAGACGGAAACCTATAAGTTATAA
- the LOC1276228 gene encoding ribosome quality control complex subunit TCF25 isoform X1 encodes MSYRILRKLQGNELEIKEQIDEVSDGGDADYDTNSTSSQNRNNSKKQLNINRYDLLNQQQSLSESEVKEDDNDETEKDAADGPVSVHLAEAKKRKKKKKKKTGKYISSSARRSSEDNADIEDDFTRTVKEVDKLFGNFPRDSTADHPHHHHHHHPPHHHHHHQDGGGGGPGEGKAGGAGAVTAKSLLNVQHKNLNPQYEMKRMFGSKVVGDQQNKRRNARGASRLQKSTYLVNPKESWPPVGKSGIYMNLVQAPEPGTSTSAAGPKAIFDKNVIYFAFEHSPSYRQVQQKFLDAVESMDSENIIRIINQYPYHVDSLIQLSELCKMTDDHAMASELIEHALLALESSFHTMFSLTQGNCRLDYRRQENRALFIALFKHGQHLESRACSRTALEVAKLILSFDPVNDPLAMILIVDYYAIRAKQYEWLVTLYEEWDATNNLSQLPNMAYSYAMALFHLKRTEAADKALQYALLMFPGVLRPLMDELSIQADSRVAGHNYFGPGAYNKALVALQQLMSLYVCRSKLVWRDAELLPWLERNVNAVLDRVDAKEDVVAEYATKRSQRYSNPPRQVLRHIVLSDFKEKVPLAQFIKKETDPMLMYDPLPPLDSINIYSRFVRKGLLCYYSTEDTQIRSFCPFCFSRPTLTTNAQRLPNDPLHLFFQSLLPNFNAQAQPAAPPAAAAAAAAVAAAPPQQANVAAAAAAAAAAAAAAAGGEGAGGAAGADRDNGSMATYSSTLVTIVEAMREFLSGIRALERPNDADVDEAESTEEDEPNDFLM; translated from the exons ATGTCCTACCGAATACTGCGCAAGCTGCAGGGGAACGAGCTGGAGATAAAGGAACAGATCGATGAGGTGTCGGACGGTGGCGATGCCGATTACGacaccaacagcaccagcagccagaaccgcaacaacagcaagaagCAGCTCAACATCAATCGATACGATCTG cTGAACCAGCAACAGTCGCTGTCCGAGAGCGAGGTAAAGGAGGACGACAACGATGAGACGGAAAAGGATGCGGCCGACGGCCCGGTAAGCGTACATCTGGCCGAGGCGAAGAagcgcaagaagaagaagaagaagaagacgggCAAGTACATCTCCAGCTCGGCGCGCCGCAGCAGCGAGGACAATGCCGACATCGAGGACGATTTTACGCGCACGGTCAAGGAGGTGGACAAGCTGTTCGGCAACTTCCCGCGCGACTCGACCGCCGATcacccccaccaccaccaccatcatcatccgccgcatcaccatcaccatcatcaggatggtggcggtggtgggcCAGGTGAAGGTAAGGCGGGCGGGGCCGGTGCTGTGACCGCAAAATCGTTGCTGAACGTGCAGCATAAAAATCTGAACCCGCAGTACGAGATGAAGCGCATGTTCGGCAGCAAGGTCGTCGGCGATCAACA AAACAAGCGACGCAATGCACGTGGTGCGTCCCGGCTGCAAAAGTCGACCTACCTGGTCAACCCGAAGGAATCGTGGCCCCCGGTCGGCAAGTCGGGCATCTACATGAACCTGGTGCAGGCACCGGAACCGGGCACGTCGACGTCCGCCGCCGGGCCGAAGGCCATCTTCGACAAGAACGTCATCTACTTTGCGTTCGAGCACAGCCCCTCGTACCGGCAGGTGCAGCAGAAGTTCCTCGACGCGGTCGAGAGCATGGACTCGGAGAACATCATACGCATCATCAACCAGTACCCGTACCACGTGGACTCGCTCATACAGCTGAGCGAGCTGTGCAAGATGACGGACGATCACGCGATGGCGTCGGAGCTGATCGAGCACGCGCTGCTCGCCCTCGAGTCGTCCTTTCACACGATGTTCAGCCTGACGCAGGGCAACTGCCGGCTGGACTACCGGCGGCAGGAGAATCGGGCCCTCTTCATCGCGCTCTTCAAGCACGGGCAGCATCTGGAGTCGCGGGCCTGCTCGCGGACCGCGCTCGAGGTCGCCAAGCTGATACTGTCGTTCGATCCGGTGAACGACCCGCTGGCCATGATCCTGATCGTCGACTACTACGCGATCCGGGCGAAGCAGTACGAGTGGCTGGTGACGCTGTACGAGGAGTGGGACGCAACGAACAATCTGTCCCAGCTGCCGAACATGGCCTACTCGTACGCGATGGCGCTGTTCCATCTGAAGCGCACCGAGGCGGCCGATAAGGCACTGCAGTACGCGCTGCTCATGTTCCCGGGCGTGCTGCGCCCGCTGATGGACGAGCTGTCGATACAGGCGGACAGCCGGGTGGCCGGGCACAACTACTTCGGGCCGGGCGCGTACAACAAAGCGCTGGTggcgctgcagcagctgatGTCGCTGTACGTGTGCCGCTCGAAGCTGGTGTGGCGCGATGCGGAACTGTTGCCGTGGCTGGAGCGGAACGTGAACGCGGTGCTGGATCGGGTCGATGCCAAAGAGGACGTGGTGGCCGAGTACGCTACCAAGCGGAGTCAAAG GTATTCCAATCCGCCCCGGCAAGTGCTGCGTCATATTGTGCTGTCGGATTTCAAGGAAAAGGTACCGCTGGCACAGTTTATCAAAAAGGAAACCGACCCAATGCTGATGTACGATCCGCTGCCACCGCTCGACTCCATCAACATCTACTCCCGGTTCGTGCGGAAAGGGCTGCTGTGCTACTACTCAACAGAAGATACTCAAATACGCTCCTTTTGTCCATTTTGCTTTTCCAGACCCACGCTGACAACAAACGCGCAGCGACTTCCGAATGACCCGCTCCATCTTTTCTTTCAATCGTTGCTTCCTAATTTTAACGCTCAAGCCCAACCTGCTGCTCCAccggctgctgccgccgccgccgctgctgttgctgctgctccgccTCAGCAGGcaaatgttgctgctgctgcagctgccgccgcggctgccgctgctgctgctgccggtggcgAGGGTGCGGGTGGCGCTGCCGGTGCCGACCGGGACAATGGAAGCATGGCGACGTACAGCAGCACGCTGGTCACGATCGTGGAAGCGATGCGCGAGTTCCTGTCCGGCATCCGTGCGCTCGAGCGACCGAACGACGCAGACGTGGACGAAGCGGAGAGCACCGAGGAGGACGAACCGAACGACTTTCTGATGTAA
- the LOC1276228 gene encoding ribosome quality control complex subunit TCF25 isoform X2 — protein MSYRILRKLQGNELEIKEQIDEVSDGGDADYDTNSTSSQNRNNSKKQLNINRYDLLNQQQSLSESEVKEDDNDETEKDAADGPVSVHLAEAKKRKKKKKKKTGKYISSSARRSSEDNADIEDDFTRTVKEVDKLFGNFPRDSTADHPHHHHHHHPPHHHHHHQDGGGGGPGEGKAGGAGAVTAKSLLNVQHKNLNPQYEMKRMFGSKVVGDQQNKRRNARGASRLQKSTYLVNPKESWPPVGKSGIYMNLVQAPEPGTSTSAAGPKAIFDKNVIYFAFEHSPSYRQVQQKFLDAVESMDSENIIRIINQYPYHVDSLIQLSELCKMTDDHAMASELIEHALLALESSFHTMFSLTQGNCRLDYRRQENRALFIALFKHGQHLESRACSRTALEVAKLILSFDPVNDPLAMILIVDYYAIRAKQYEWLVTLYEEWDATNNLSQLPNMAYSYAMALFHLKRTEAADKALQYALLMFPGVLRPLMDELSIQADSRVAGHNYFGPGAYNKALVALQQLMSLYVCRSKLVWRDAELLPWLERNVNAVLDRVDAKEDVVAEYATKRSQRYSNPPRQVLRHIVLSDFKEKVPLAQFIKKETDPMLMYDPLPPLDSINIYSRPTLTTNAQRLPNDPLHLFFQSLLPNFNAQAQPAAPPAAAAAAAAVAAAPPQQANVAAAAAAAAAAAAAAAGGEGAGGAAGADRDNGSMATYSSTLVTIVEAMREFLSGIRALERPNDADVDEAESTEEDEPNDFLM, from the exons ATGTCCTACCGAATACTGCGCAAGCTGCAGGGGAACGAGCTGGAGATAAAGGAACAGATCGATGAGGTGTCGGACGGTGGCGATGCCGATTACGacaccaacagcaccagcagccagaaccgcaacaacagcaagaagCAGCTCAACATCAATCGATACGATCTG cTGAACCAGCAACAGTCGCTGTCCGAGAGCGAGGTAAAGGAGGACGACAACGATGAGACGGAAAAGGATGCGGCCGACGGCCCGGTAAGCGTACATCTGGCCGAGGCGAAGAagcgcaagaagaagaagaagaagaagacgggCAAGTACATCTCCAGCTCGGCGCGCCGCAGCAGCGAGGACAATGCCGACATCGAGGACGATTTTACGCGCACGGTCAAGGAGGTGGACAAGCTGTTCGGCAACTTCCCGCGCGACTCGACCGCCGATcacccccaccaccaccaccatcatcatccgccgcatcaccatcaccatcatcaggatggtggcggtggtgggcCAGGTGAAGGTAAGGCGGGCGGGGCCGGTGCTGTGACCGCAAAATCGTTGCTGAACGTGCAGCATAAAAATCTGAACCCGCAGTACGAGATGAAGCGCATGTTCGGCAGCAAGGTCGTCGGCGATCAACA AAACAAGCGACGCAATGCACGTGGTGCGTCCCGGCTGCAAAAGTCGACCTACCTGGTCAACCCGAAGGAATCGTGGCCCCCGGTCGGCAAGTCGGGCATCTACATGAACCTGGTGCAGGCACCGGAACCGGGCACGTCGACGTCCGCCGCCGGGCCGAAGGCCATCTTCGACAAGAACGTCATCTACTTTGCGTTCGAGCACAGCCCCTCGTACCGGCAGGTGCAGCAGAAGTTCCTCGACGCGGTCGAGAGCATGGACTCGGAGAACATCATACGCATCATCAACCAGTACCCGTACCACGTGGACTCGCTCATACAGCTGAGCGAGCTGTGCAAGATGACGGACGATCACGCGATGGCGTCGGAGCTGATCGAGCACGCGCTGCTCGCCCTCGAGTCGTCCTTTCACACGATGTTCAGCCTGACGCAGGGCAACTGCCGGCTGGACTACCGGCGGCAGGAGAATCGGGCCCTCTTCATCGCGCTCTTCAAGCACGGGCAGCATCTGGAGTCGCGGGCCTGCTCGCGGACCGCGCTCGAGGTCGCCAAGCTGATACTGTCGTTCGATCCGGTGAACGACCCGCTGGCCATGATCCTGATCGTCGACTACTACGCGATCCGGGCGAAGCAGTACGAGTGGCTGGTGACGCTGTACGAGGAGTGGGACGCAACGAACAATCTGTCCCAGCTGCCGAACATGGCCTACTCGTACGCGATGGCGCTGTTCCATCTGAAGCGCACCGAGGCGGCCGATAAGGCACTGCAGTACGCGCTGCTCATGTTCCCGGGCGTGCTGCGCCCGCTGATGGACGAGCTGTCGATACAGGCGGACAGCCGGGTGGCCGGGCACAACTACTTCGGGCCGGGCGCGTACAACAAAGCGCTGGTggcgctgcagcagctgatGTCGCTGTACGTGTGCCGCTCGAAGCTGGTGTGGCGCGATGCGGAACTGTTGCCGTGGCTGGAGCGGAACGTGAACGCGGTGCTGGATCGGGTCGATGCCAAAGAGGACGTGGTGGCCGAGTACGCTACCAAGCGGAGTCAAAG GTATTCCAATCCGCCCCGGCAAGTGCTGCGTCATATTGTGCTGTCGGATTTCAAGGAAAAGGTACCGCTGGCACAGTTTATCAAAAAGGAAACCGACCCAATGCTGATGTACGATCCGCTGCCACCGCTCGACTCCATCAACATCTACTCCCG ACCCACGCTGACAACAAACGCGCAGCGACTTCCGAATGACCCGCTCCATCTTTTCTTTCAATCGTTGCTTCCTAATTTTAACGCTCAAGCCCAACCTGCTGCTCCAccggctgctgccgccgccgccgctgctgttgctgctgctccgccTCAGCAGGcaaatgttgctgctgctgcagctgccgccgcggctgccgctgctgctgctgccggtggcgAGGGTGCGGGTGGCGCTGCCGGTGCCGACCGGGACAATGGAAGCATGGCGACGTACAGCAGCACGCTGGTCACGATCGTGGAAGCGATGCGCGAGTTCCTGTCCGGCATCCGTGCGCTCGAGCGACCGAACGACGCAGACGTGGACGAAGCGGAGAGCACCGAGGAGGACGAACCGAACGACTTTCTGATGTAA